From the genome of Desulfobaccales bacterium:
TGACGGTGCCGTGCCCGGGGTTGACGTAATCCACGTTCAGGTGGGCGTGGGACTGGGTGAGGCGGACCATCTCGGGATCCACGGGGGTGATTTTACCCTGCCAGGGGCCGAGCTGCAAGGGGAAATGCTCAAAGCCCTGCTTCAGGGGGACCCGCACGGCCTGGGCGGCCCGCTGCACCACCGGGAAGGAGACCAGGAGCAACGCCAGGGCCGCGGCCAGGGGCAGGAGAGCCGGCCTGTCCGGGGGCCGGGCGGGGTCGGGGGCCTCCCCAGCGGCCGCCGGCAAGGGAGGGCGGGGGCCGGCGGCTGCCGGCGAGGGCGGCACCTCAGGGCTCTTCGGTGCGGCAGGGCTCAGGTAATTGAGCAGGGCATTGAGGCCGGCCAGGGCCAGGAGGCAGAAGAGAAAGATGAGCCAGCCGGAAAAGCCGTGCCAGAAGCCGGTAAGCAGGGCCGGATACAGGGCCATGGCGGCCACCCTCAGGGCATTGGCCAGGATGGCCAGGGGCACCAGGCTGGCCAGGAGAATGACCGCCTTCCAGAGGCGGCGCTGCCAGAAGTAGCAGAAGATCAGGCCCAGGGCCAGGAGGGGCAGGATATAGCGCAGGCCGGAGCAGGCCTTGACGATCTGGAGCTGGCGCATCCCCAGGTCCAGGATATTGCCTTGCTGGAAGACCGGCACGCCCAGGAGATGGAGAAAAACAGCGGCCAGCCGGGAGGAGATAAGCTGCAGGGGGAGGGTGAGCCTGTTGGTGATGAGCTCCGGCAACGGCAGCATAAGGAGGAGAAGAAGCAGAGGGAAGGCCAGGAGGCGCAGAAGCCTGGGCCCTCCCATCAGGGTGACCAGGCCGGCCAGGGAGACCACGAAGGAGACCCGGGTG
Proteins encoded in this window:
- the xrtD gene encoding VPLPA-CTERM-specific exosortase XrtD codes for the protein MLAQKAEKRDNIIISTWLAASLLFLGVSYLYGSVLIRLINSLLQSDDYSYGLLFPLVSAYIVYLKRPRIRELAPRPSWWGLPLLAVGLFLYVAAELAAELYTTRVSFVVSLAGLVTLMGGPRLLRLLAFPLLLLLLMLPLPELITNRLTLPLQLISSRLAAVFLHLLGVPVFQQGNILDLGMRQLQIVKACSGLRYILPLLALGLIFCYFWQRRLWKAVILLASLVPLAILANALRVAAMALYPALLTGFWHGFSGWLIFLFCLLALAGLNALLNYLSPAAPKSPEVPPSPAAAGPRPPLPAAAGEAPDPARPPDRPALLPLAAALALLLVSFPVVQRAAQAVRVPLKQGFEHFPLQLGPWQGKITPVDPEMVRLTQSHAHLNVDYVNPGHGTVNLWIAYYETQKKAGGFVHSPKGCLIASGWRFLESGTYELAPGRPVNYLLAEQLGTRIVVFYWYLQRGRWLTSEYWNKFYMAWDGLTRRRTDGALIRLITPAAPDVPTAQARLAGFAHYLHSIVAEFIPY